The Nostoc sp. KVJ3 genome contains the following window.
ATCACAAAGGCAATTCCCGCCAGGAGTATCAGGGGTGTGATGTCAAAATATCTTCTGTGGTCAGCACCCTCAACATCTAACCCCAAATATTCCTCATCTACAGCCCGTGCTGCTAACATCGGGTTTCCGCCGGCGCGTTCCTGGAGCTTGGCAAGTTCAGAGGGTTTGAGGGCGATCGCTCTTTGGGCCGCGGCAATAATCATAATTTCTCGAATTGCGTACTCTGGCAGGGGTTTAAGTTCAATTCGGGGAATGTTGATAAAAATGTCGGTGCGGGGTGGGTCAGTGGCTAAAAGTAGCATGGGTACGTTACTTCGCCGCAATTGCTTAAGCCACATTCTAAATTTGGCATCGCAACAGTGAGCGTCATCGATGATTAGGAATGCTGTGTTTTCCTCTAAGAAAGTAGCGATCGCGGTTTTGAGTTTGTCAGCTGTTAATAATTTTCCTTCCAAGTTTTCGGTTGGAATGTCGAACTGGTGGGCAATTTCGAGCAACATCTGTTTGGGCGTAGCCGGTTCGATGAACGCCACCATAAACCCGTCAGCTTGTAGCTTCTCCACTACTGCGATCGCTAGTACGGATTTACCACTCCCGTCCTCGCCAGCAATTAAAATTGCACCATCTGCCAGAAGTGACGCTGTGGTGCGGTTTAACTCGGCTTGCCTGTAGATTTTGAATTCTCCAGGTACAGGTATAGTTTCAATTACTGGTTCCTGAGTCTGATTCTTAGAGGATGGTTTGAGTTTAGGGGCGATGCCTAGGGCAACTCGAAGCGAGAACGCTAAAACTCCACTTACTACTATTGCTACAAGTGAAAAGGGATTTAGCCCATTAACAGCAACAATCGCCCCAGTTGCCAGCATACCGAGAAATTTCAAGCCGCGCTGATAGAACCCATTGCGATATTGATCAATGAGTCCGCGTAGGCGAAAGGGTCAACACTGGGCATCTGTGCAGATTCTTGGATTTTGGCCTTTAGTTCGTCTGGTAGCAGTTCGGGATTTTGAATGAAGTGTTGAGCTAGTACATTTTCAGCTATTAAAGTGCCAGCTGCTTTATTTTGTGCGCTGGTGACTATGGCTGCTACATCATCTACTGGTGAGGACTGCGATCGCTTCTGCTTGGGTGCGTAGGTCGGAGTAATTTGTTGAGTCTCCGAGACTGTCAAGCTAGTGGTAGGCGCTGGCTGTTCTTCCTCTTCAATTGGCCCAGATGGTTCAGGTACTGGATAGCCCTGCATCCTACCAGTCTGCTGTATATGCTCGTGTAGCGCGTCCATGTGCGCTATCTGGTCAGCATACAGATAAGCCTTTCCGCCTTCCTTCCAGGTTGTAATCCGCAGGTATCGTGTCCGAGCGTAGAAAGCATCACGCTCAATCCCATATTTTTTTTGTAATTCTAATGTGCGAATTTTAGAATTTTCTACATCATTTTGTAGGGTATCTGGTTGGGTGTCTGCCATAAGGAGTGGGTTGTATGCCAGTTTTTTAACTATTGTCGGGCATACAATCCGGCAGACTGTACGGTAGGATTACGGGTTGTATTGTGAAGTTTTAGCAGACAAAGTACAACGTCACCTCTGCGGAAATCACAGTCTTATAATTTCAATCATTACCGGAATTATCTGCATACACCTCGTATTTCCATTCAGCACATTCCAAATCAACTGAGAATGCTAAATCTTGTACCTGCTGACTGAGTTGCTTTACTTCCTCTGACTTTGCATCATACTTCTGTAAACTGGTTTCAGCCTCTTCAAATAGTGCCTTGAGTTCTGGATCTACAGGGTCTTTTAAATACTGTTCAAATTCTTCAGGATTAATATTCATAGTTACCGCACTTGTAACCAGCTTGTTTTGCTTTCTCATAAGCAGCATTGATTACTGCCATCTTCTCAGAATCAGGGGAGCTACCACCGTCTGGATGATACTTTCGTGCTAATTTACGGTAAGTAGCCTTTACCTCATCATCAGAGGCGCGAACATCAACGCCTAGCACTTCCCACC
Protein-coding sequences here:
- a CDS encoding ATP-binding protein, with product MLATGAIVAVNGLNPFSLVAIVVSGVLAFSLRVALGIAPKLKPSSKNQTQEPVIETIPVPGEFKIYRQAELNRTTASLLADGAILIAGEDGSGKSVLAIAVVEKLQADGFMVAFIEPATPKQMLLEIAHQFDIPTENLEGKLLTADKLKTAIATFLEENTAFLIIDDAHCCDAKFRMWLKQLRRSNVPMLLLATDPPRTDIFINIPRIELKPLPEYAIREIMIIAAAQRAIALKPSELAKLQERAGGNPMLAARAVDEEYLGLDVEGADHRRYFDITPLILLAGIAFVIMRFIGLGTGDQALYIFGGIAAAVFLGLSRLLYNLPPEDRRIR